A genomic segment from Necator americanus strain Aroian chromosome III, whole genome shotgun sequence encodes:
- a CDS encoding hypothetical protein (NECATOR_CHRIII.G9682.T1), translating to MSEKAVATEDQKSNTVARRCEREHLREEPFQPVKAIFVPSQQRGRDVAVYIFPNNHELCYEWHYQLAHSDNCTLTYMCCECKSLKTRDRKRYTRPVASCRIVNGYFTTDPLNPIRPHFCEPRNTTKIAARRLIIERCNELRDRTASAQRPASVELHELLCRISSENFGVLSADERLAVIEQFTCPSENGLDNARRVIQRAQQRARQNGVKHNERKRFRCILCASFRHFPCGRRPPFNRHHIAVLLAALMRYRQLSVDCAKDVYQTCSLKRKMLCKEHYVEAATSLITEIKTTTIGLPGNDIDLNALHMSEGMISSELVKHLNTESGRFDSKEWITARSVAFFLNDTMAYCVDKNVTGEVGGCQLSVNESANVEEDGCDLEATDVLDLLKPRLKEDAEEEEKIMNILSNLSGERYSGAVKQEPHDEIGTVPTHPAIPSSNPLQEGLSETIDKLEGCDAHEAERIDRSPGSSVSNSQSSTSVTEGMEDSFEDRNFVVEGKKLLELFRYCGTNMDASGSSFRLSAVGNAPVVDFLCMQCLKEKGKGTRWEGCSGDRKSMEQK from the exons ATGAGCGAGAAAGCTGTTGCAACCGAAGATCAGAAATCGAACACAGTAGCCCGAAGATGTGAACGAGAACATCTCCGAGAAGAGCCATTTCAACCAGTGAAGGCGATTTTTGTTCCATCTCAACAAAGAGGACGTGACGTTGCCGTCTACATTTTCCCGAATAATCACGAGCTCTGCTATGAATGGCATTATCAACTGGCACATTCGGATAATTGTACATTGACCTACATGTGTTGCGAATGTAAATCACTAAAGACACGTGATCGTAAGAGATATACGCGACCAGTGGCATCGTGTCGCATTGTGAACGGCTATTTTACCACTGATCCGCTGAATCCGATCCGACCACATTTTTGCGAACCACGCAACACGACTAAGATTGCCGCTCGACGACTCATCATAGAACGATGTAATGAGCTGAGAGATCGTACTGCTAGCGCCCAGCGACCTGCATCAGTAGAACTGCACGAACTTTTGTGCAGAATTTCGTCGGAGAACtttg GTGTTCTCTCAGCGGACGAAAGATTGGCAGTTATAGAACAGTTCACATGTCCCAGTGAAAATGGACTGGACAACGCCAGAAGAGTGATCCAACGAGCGCAACAGCGTGCGAGACAA AATGGTGTTAAACATAATGAGAGGAAACGTTTTCGCTGCATTCTGTGTGCGAGTTTTCGTCATTTCCCATGTGGTCGAAGACCACCGTTTAACCGTCATCATATAGCAGTCCTGCTGGCTGCACTGATGCGCTACAGACAGCTGAGCGTTGATTGTGCAAAAGATGTGTACCAGACATGTTCGTTGAAAAGGAAGATGTTGTGCAAAGAACATTATGTTGAAGCT GCTACATCCTTGATTACTGAAATAAAAACCACTACAATTGGACTTCCTGGAAATGATATCGATCTAAACGCCCTTCATATGAGCGAAGGAATGATCTCTTCCGAACTTGTGAAGCATTTGAATACAGAAAGTGGAAGGTTCGAT TCCAAAGAGTGGATCACAGCAAGGAGCGTCGCGTTCTTCTTAAATGACACCATGGCTTATTGTGTAGATAAGAATGTTACCGGCGAAGTTGGTGGCTGCCAACTCTCTGTCAACGAATCTGCAAATGTCGAAGAG GACGGGTGTGATCTTGAAGCGACAGATGTACTTGATTTACTCAAACCAAGGCTTAAAGAAGATGctgaagaagaggagaaaatcaTGAATATTCTAAGCAATTTGTCTGGAGAACGGTATTCAGGCGCTGTG AAGCAAGAACCTCATGACGAAATTGGGACTGTCCCTACTCATCCTGCCATTCCCTCTTCAAATCCGCTGCAAGAAGGTTTGAGCGAAACGATCGACAAGCTGGAGGGGTGTGATGCCCACGAG GCAGAACGGATAGACCGATCGCCAGGATCTTCGGTTTCAAATTCTCAGTCCAGTACCTCAGTAACAGAAGGGATGGAAGATTCTTTTGAGGATCGAAACTTTGTAGTTGAAGGGAAAAAGCTGCTCGAGTTATTTCGATACTGTGGTACGAACATGGATGCAAGCGGCAGTTCGTTCCGCCTCTCTGCCGTTGGAAACGCTCCAGTTGTCGATTTCTTGTGTATGCAATGTCTGAAGGAGAAAGGAAAGGGAACTCGCTGGGAGGGATGCTCCGGAGATAGAAAATCAATGGAGCAGAAGTAA
- a CDS encoding hypothetical protein (NECATOR_CHRIII.G9682.T2) — protein MSEKAVATEDQKSNTVARRCEREHLREEPFQPVKAIFVPSQQRGRDVAVYIFPNNHELCYEWHYQLAHSDNCTLTYMCCECKSLKTRDRKRYTRPVASCRIVNGYFTTDPLNPIRPHFCEPRNTTKIAARRLIIERCNELRDRTASAQRPASVELHELLCRISSENFGVLSADERLAVIEQFTCPSENGLDNARRVIQRAQQRARQNGVKHNERKRFRCILCASFRHFPCGRRPPFNRHHIAVLLAALMRYRQLSVDCAKDVYQTCSLKRKMLCKEHYVEAATSLITEIKTTTIGLPGNDIDLNALHMSEGMISSELVKHLNTESGRFDSKEWITARSVAFFLNDTMAYCVDKNVTGEVGGCQLSVNESANVEEDGCDLEATDVLDLLKPRLKEDAEEEEKIMNILSNLSGERYSGAVKQEPHDEIGTVPTHPAIPSSNPLQEGLSETIDKLEGCDAHEAERIDRSPGSSVSNSQSSTSVTEGMEDSFEDRNFVVEGKKLLERKERELAGRDAPEIENQWSRSKESKCSPSF, from the exons ATGAGCGAGAAAGCTGTTGCAACCGAAGATCAGAAATCGAACACAGTAGCCCGAAGATGTGAACGAGAACATCTCCGAGAAGAGCCATTTCAACCAGTGAAGGCGATTTTTGTTCCATCTCAACAAAGAGGACGTGACGTTGCCGTCTACATTTTCCCGAATAATCACGAGCTCTGCTATGAATGGCATTATCAACTGGCACATTCGGATAATTGTACATTGACCTACATGTGTTGCGAATGTAAATCACTAAAGACACGTGATCGTAAGAGATATACGCGACCAGTGGCATCGTGTCGCATTGTGAACGGCTATTTTACCACTGATCCGCTGAATCCGATCCGACCACATTTTTGCGAACCACGCAACACGACTAAGATTGCCGCTCGACGACTCATCATAGAACGATGTAATGAGCTGAGAGATCGTACTGCTAGCGCCCAGCGACCTGCATCAGTAGAACTGCACGAACTTTTGTGCAGAATTTCGTCGGAGAACtttg GTGTTCTCTCAGCGGACGAAAGATTGGCAGTTATAGAACAGTTCACATGTCCCAGTGAAAATGGACTGGACAACGCCAGAAGAGTGATCCAACGAGCGCAACAGCGTGCGAGACAA AATGGTGTTAAACATAATGAGAGGAAACGTTTTCGCTGCATTCTGTGTGCGAGTTTTCGTCATTTCCCATGTGGTCGAAGACCACCGTTTAACCGTCATCATATAGCAGTCCTGCTGGCTGCACTGATGCGCTACAGACAGCTGAGCGTTGATTGTGCAAAAGATGTGTACCAGACATGTTCGTTGAAAAGGAAGATGTTGTGCAAAGAACATTATGTTGAAGCT GCTACATCCTTGATTACTGAAATAAAAACCACTACAATTGGACTTCCTGGAAATGATATCGATCTAAACGCCCTTCATATGAGCGAAGGAATGATCTCTTCCGAACTTGTGAAGCATTTGAATACAGAAAGTGGAAGGTTCGAT TCCAAAGAGTGGATCACAGCAAGGAGCGTCGCGTTCTTCTTAAATGACACCATGGCTTATTGTGTAGATAAGAATGTTACCGGCGAAGTTGGTGGCTGCCAACTCTCTGTCAACGAATCTGCAAATGTCGAAGAG GACGGGTGTGATCTTGAAGCGACAGATGTACTTGATTTACTCAAACCAAGGCTTAAAGAAGATGctgaagaagaggagaaaatcaTGAATATTCTAAGCAATTTGTCTGGAGAACGGTATTCAGGCGCTGTG AAGCAAGAACCTCATGACGAAATTGGGACTGTCCCTACTCATCCTGCCATTCCCTCTTCAAATCCGCTGCAAGAAGGTTTGAGCGAAACGATCGACAAGCTGGAGGGGTGTGATGCCCACGAG GCAGAACGGATAGACCGATCGCCAGGATCTTCGGTTTCAAATTCTCAGTCCAGTACCTCAGTAACAGAAGGGATGGAAGATTCTTTTGAGGATCGAAACTTTGTAGTTGAAGGGAAAAAGCTGCTCGA GAGAAAGGAAAGGGAACTCGCTGGGAGGGATGCTCCGGAGATAGAAAATCAATGGAGCAGAAGTAAGGAGTCTAA GTGCAGCCCTTCCTTCTGA